One Manduca sexta isolate Smith_Timp_Sample1 chromosome 26, JHU_Msex_v1.0, whole genome shotgun sequence genomic region harbors:
- the LOC115452409 gene encoding uncharacterized protein LOC115452409 isoform X1, with product MCEIQDYCIEHKDIYTNKYSRCSDMDLYITDSLQDMLDIDIKNEIDTDLSSINGFPDSLGTNFSEMPPLLDMDTDNSAWLNNSSSFVHNLDLYGSEANAVMVNPNSVMPSSFVDTPIKSIVKEEASNLLLTSAAAVENDSNSSTSLPSPKGEKSHLTFSPNTIKVSKVQEHEEPVVKRELEEAKQMVIFVRKNEKAVVKDLIKDLEKSKVPTPTATVRIKAQSELLKVNNKNCSILNTSQKITQHQLGTKTIISGNIHILDAQTINQSRTILANGNKNQATILIENSSLNNSRQLIKTSLNGAFSVDTSQTKYVNTSSKINVGEFPKPAYSYSCLIAMALKNSRTGSLPVSEIYNFMCQHFPYFKTAPNGWKNSVRHNLSLNKCFEKIEKPSTNGSQRKGCLWAMNPSKVGKMDEEVQKWSRKDPQAIKKAMVYPESLEALERGEMKYSSAGGDTDADDDADVDADVELDADVEIDPEVKEEVEEEEAIIEQEVSDQELEVEQVVEGTGMVGGTYRLLATGPSSLTSYITDVESSEEVSDIEILDHSYEEIDIDVTKPVKLDLSMTENYTYSAKRPKTSFVYQPVTTQTHTSRRKTPLVNRVALM from the exons ATGTGTGAAATTCAGGATTATTGCATCGAGCATAAGGATATTTATACCAATAAATATTCG CGGTGCTCAGACATGGATTTATATATCACCGACTCACTCCAGGACATGCTGGATATTGACATCAAGAATGAGATCGACACAGATCTCAGCAGCATCAATGGTTTTCCG gACTCGCTAGGAACAAATTTCTCCGAAATGCCGCCACTTTTAGACATGGATACGGATAACTCCGCGTGGCTTAATAATAGTTCTAGTTTTGTCCACAATTTAGATTTATATGGTTCAGAAGCGAATGCTGTGATGGTAAATCCAAATTCTGTTATGCCTTCCTCATTCGTGGACACCCCTATAAAAAGCATTGTAAAAGAAGAAGCGTCTAATTTACTCCTAACGTCAGCAGCCGCCGTGGAGAATGACTCTAACAGTAGCACGTCATTACCGAGTCCAAAAGGAGAAAAGAGTCATTTAACGTTCTCCCCAAATACGATAAAAGTGTCAAAGGTACAAGAACACGAAGAGCCCGTAGTAAAAAGAGAGTTAGAAGAAGCTAAACAAATGGTCATATTTGTAAGAAAGAACGAGAAAGCCGTTgtaaaagatttaataaaagaCTTAGAAAAGTCAAAAGTGCCGACTCCCACGGCGACAGTTCGAATAAAAGCACAATCAGAGTTATTAaaagtgaataataaaaactgttCCATTTTAAACACTAGCCAAAAAATAACTCAACATCAATTAGGAACTAAAACTATTATATCTGGTAACATTCACATATTAGATGCTCAAACAATCAACCAATCTAGGACAATTTTAGCAAATGGCAACAAAAACCAAGCAACAATATTGATCGAGAATTCGTCATTAAATAATAGTaggcaattaattaaaacttctcTTAATGGTGCGTTTAGTGTCGACACGAgtcaaacaaaatatgtaaacacGTCTAGCAAAATTAATGTTGGAGAGTTCCCCAAGCCGGCATACTCATATTCGTGTCTAATAGCGATGGCGCTTAAGAATTCACGGACAGGAAGTTTACCAGTATcggaaatttataatttcatgtg CCAACATTTCCCATATTTCAAAACGGCACCAAATGGCTGGAAGAATTCCGTTCGTCATAATCTAAGTCTCAACAAATGCTttgaaaaaatagaaaaaccaTCAACAAATGGAAGTCAAAGAAAAg GTTGCTTATGGGCTATGAATCCTTCTAAAGTAGGGAAAATGGACGAAGAGGTTCAAAAATGGTCACGAAAAGACCCCCAAGCTATAAAAAAAGCTATGGTGTATCCAG aAAGTCTTGAAGCTCTTGAAAGAGGTGAAATGAAGTACAGCAGTGCGGGAGGCGACACGGATGCGGACGACGATGCTGACGTCGACGCCGACGTGGAACTAGACGCTGACGTAGAAATAGATCCAGAAGTCAAAGAGGAAGTAGAGGAAGAAGAGGCTATCATAGAACAg GAAGTTTCGGATCAAGAGTTGGAAGTGGAACAGGTGGTGGAAGGCACGGGCATGGTGGGCGGTACGTACCGTCTACTAGCAACAGGGCCATCTTCGCTCACGTCATACATTACAGACGTCGAGTCTAGCGAGGAAGTGAGCGATATTGAG ATCCTAGACCATTCATATGAAGAAATTGATATAGATGTAACGAAACCAgttaaattagatttatcgATGACGGAAAACTACACAT aTTCAGCGAAACGACCAAAAACAAGCTTCGTGTACCAGCCGGTAACTACCCAGACCCACACAAGCAGGCGGAAAACACCACTCGTGAACCGAGTTGCactaatgtaa
- the LOC115452409 gene encoding uncharacterized protein LOC115452409 isoform X2 — protein MLLLMEWKQLPRCSDMDLYITDSLQDMLDIDIKNEIDTDLSSINGFPDSLGTNFSEMPPLLDMDTDNSAWLNNSSSFVHNLDLYGSEANAVMVNPNSVMPSSFVDTPIKSIVKEEASNLLLTSAAAVENDSNSSTSLPSPKGEKSHLTFSPNTIKVSKVQEHEEPVVKRELEEAKQMVIFVRKNEKAVVKDLIKDLEKSKVPTPTATVRIKAQSELLKVNNKNCSILNTSQKITQHQLGTKTIISGNIHILDAQTINQSRTILANGNKNQATILIENSSLNNSRQLIKTSLNGAFSVDTSQTKYVNTSSKINVGEFPKPAYSYSCLIAMALKNSRTGSLPVSEIYNFMCQHFPYFKTAPNGWKNSVRHNLSLNKCFEKIEKPSTNGSQRKGCLWAMNPSKVGKMDEEVQKWSRKDPQAIKKAMVYPESLEALERGEMKYSSAGGDTDADDDADVDADVELDADVEIDPEVKEEVEEEEAIIEQEVSDQELEVEQVVEGTGMVGGTYRLLATGPSSLTSYITDVESSEEVSDIEILDHSYEEIDIDVTKPVKLDLSMTENYTYSAKRPKTSFVYQPVTTQTHTSRRKTPLVNRVALM, from the exons ATGTTGTTGTTAATGGAATGGAAACAGTTACCG CGGTGCTCAGACATGGATTTATATATCACCGACTCACTCCAGGACATGCTGGATATTGACATCAAGAATGAGATCGACACAGATCTCAGCAGCATCAATGGTTTTCCG gACTCGCTAGGAACAAATTTCTCCGAAATGCCGCCACTTTTAGACATGGATACGGATAACTCCGCGTGGCTTAATAATAGTTCTAGTTTTGTCCACAATTTAGATTTATATGGTTCAGAAGCGAATGCTGTGATGGTAAATCCAAATTCTGTTATGCCTTCCTCATTCGTGGACACCCCTATAAAAAGCATTGTAAAAGAAGAAGCGTCTAATTTACTCCTAACGTCAGCAGCCGCCGTGGAGAATGACTCTAACAGTAGCACGTCATTACCGAGTCCAAAAGGAGAAAAGAGTCATTTAACGTTCTCCCCAAATACGATAAAAGTGTCAAAGGTACAAGAACACGAAGAGCCCGTAGTAAAAAGAGAGTTAGAAGAAGCTAAACAAATGGTCATATTTGTAAGAAAGAACGAGAAAGCCGTTgtaaaagatttaataaaagaCTTAGAAAAGTCAAAAGTGCCGACTCCCACGGCGACAGTTCGAATAAAAGCACAATCAGAGTTATTAaaagtgaataataaaaactgttCCATTTTAAACACTAGCCAAAAAATAACTCAACATCAATTAGGAACTAAAACTATTATATCTGGTAACATTCACATATTAGATGCTCAAACAATCAACCAATCTAGGACAATTTTAGCAAATGGCAACAAAAACCAAGCAACAATATTGATCGAGAATTCGTCATTAAATAATAGTaggcaattaattaaaacttctcTTAATGGTGCGTTTAGTGTCGACACGAgtcaaacaaaatatgtaaacacGTCTAGCAAAATTAATGTTGGAGAGTTCCCCAAGCCGGCATACTCATATTCGTGTCTAATAGCGATGGCGCTTAAGAATTCACGGACAGGAAGTTTACCAGTATcggaaatttataatttcatgtg CCAACATTTCCCATATTTCAAAACGGCACCAAATGGCTGGAAGAATTCCGTTCGTCATAATCTAAGTCTCAACAAATGCTttgaaaaaatagaaaaaccaTCAACAAATGGAAGTCAAAGAAAAg GTTGCTTATGGGCTATGAATCCTTCTAAAGTAGGGAAAATGGACGAAGAGGTTCAAAAATGGTCACGAAAAGACCCCCAAGCTATAAAAAAAGCTATGGTGTATCCAG aAAGTCTTGAAGCTCTTGAAAGAGGTGAAATGAAGTACAGCAGTGCGGGAGGCGACACGGATGCGGACGACGATGCTGACGTCGACGCCGACGTGGAACTAGACGCTGACGTAGAAATAGATCCAGAAGTCAAAGAGGAAGTAGAGGAAGAAGAGGCTATCATAGAACAg GAAGTTTCGGATCAAGAGTTGGAAGTGGAACAGGTGGTGGAAGGCACGGGCATGGTGGGCGGTACGTACCGTCTACTAGCAACAGGGCCATCTTCGCTCACGTCATACATTACAGACGTCGAGTCTAGCGAGGAAGTGAGCGATATTGAG ATCCTAGACCATTCATATGAAGAAATTGATATAGATGTAACGAAACCAgttaaattagatttatcgATGACGGAAAACTACACAT aTTCAGCGAAACGACCAAAAACAAGCTTCGTGTACCAGCCGGTAACTACCCAGACCCACACAAGCAGGCGGAAAACACCACTCGTGAACCGAGTTGCactaatgtaa